The nucleotide sequence TTAGGGAAGTTGGATAAACGCACACTTTCTCATATTCCCATATCGCCTTGCGAAACTTTTCTTGGATGTCGCAGATACTTTTTGGAAAGGAGGGGTTAGTGGAGGGATTCAAATGGAACGGGTATCAGGAGTGATCGGGGAATAGAGAACGAACAAGAGGGCAGGCCTGACTGAGTTGCGTGAGTATTGAGTAGCTGGAAGTGAGGGACGGAACTTACTCAAACGTTTTCCTACATGTTCTATCATTTTTGCAATGTGAAGTATGATACTTTCATTTGTTTACTTATTGGAGGTGCTGTGGCATTTCCTGGGGTAGGTGGAGTATGTAAGCCGAGGATGTGGAGCCAAGGGAACGGAGCGCGTCTGCATGCCGATTGGCACTTCGTCCCGGATGAGGGGGCTTTTAGTGTGGCTCTGGGAAATTCAAGTGCACAGGGCATTAGATCTACGAGAACATCATGTGTGCAGGTACAACAGTCTTACattattttttatagaatatattaccATGCAATGGTTTCAACTCTCGCCTTTTCAAGCCATCGCAAATCGCCCTGAGAGTTTGCCTTTTGTATAACATATAGTTCGTCGATCAGTGCTGGAACGAATGTACCCGGACCTCTCACATCATCTCGCAGTGCTGCCATCTCAGCTGCGATCTCGTAGTGAAGCAATGCGGATAACACAGCGAGAAGCTTGTCTCCACGACTGACTGCCAACATTGCTGAGATGATGGTACCCAGAACGCAACCACTTCCCGTGATTCTACCCAAAATTTCATGCCCATTGGATATTGCAAGGGTACGTACTCCGTCACTCAAAATATCAACCGCCCCGGTCATTAGTACTACATTGCGCTCCCTTAAGGCTAAATCACGCACGATTGTAGCTTTCTCCACGAGGCTCAATGTACTTGAGCCACTGTCGACGCCTCGTTGCTGAATAAGTGAGCCGGATACAGTCTTAATTTCTCCCTCGTTTCCTTTAATGACGTCGAAGTATCCATTTGCTAGAAGTGATTTAACTGCTGACCGTCTCACAGCAGTAGCTCCACACCCCACTGGATCGAGCACAATTGGCCCCCCTTCGTTATTGTATGCTCTTAGAGCCTTTGAGTAATTTTGTATACCTTCGGGAGTGACCGTTCCCATGTTGATAACCAAGCCTCCTCCAAGTTTCGCAAGATCTGCCGCCTCCTCTCCATAATTTGCCATGATAGGACTGGCACCAATTGCCAGAGCGACATTAGCAGCAAAGTTTTGAACCACGAGATTTGTCATGTTATGGGATAGAGGAGTCTTCTTAGCAACATCTCCTACAATACTTGGAACCTGTAATAAAAGTTCGCGAGGGTCTTCTATTTTCTGGTCATGCGGTAAATTTGCTAAAGCAAACGGGGCCGGGGTCCGTACAAGTTCTGCAAGCTCGCTGGCAGCCTTTTCGGCATCTTGTGCTGATATGATGGCACTGACGATAGCCACCCCGTCGAGCTGCTTACCCTCTGATGCCGACTGATACAGGACACGCTGAAGATTCGAGGAATTGATGCCACCTATTGCTACGGTCCGCACTTGGCTTCCTGACTGTTGCAAAGAATGCAGAACTTCTTTCGTGCCAGCGGTTCCAATGATCTCCTTGGTGTTGGTTTTTCTGTTTCAACATTCATCAGAATccttttcattattttaaGCAAACAGGTCAGGTACGAAGATTAGACTGAGATTCTCTTCCCACAAAACAAAGCTACGTATTGTATATTTGTGCTGGAATAAAGGTACCACTTTGTCTTATTATGGCTCTCG is from Botrytis cinerea B05.10 chromosome 16, complete sequence and encodes:
- the Bcthi6 gene encoding Bcthi6, with the protein product MAPQNVDYSLYLVTDSTPAILGDRNLVDVVDAAVRGGVTIVQYRDKHSDTAALVDTARKLHAVTRKYNVPLLINDRIDVALAVACEGVHIGQDDMDLKTARALLGKDAIIGVTVANVQEALTASKDGADYLGIGTMFATPTKTNTKEIIGTAGTKEVLHSLQQSGSQVRTVAIGGINSSNLQRVLYQSASEGKQLDGVAIVSAIISAQDAEKAASELAELVRTPAPFALANLPHDQKIEDPRELLLQVPSIVGDVAKKTPLSHNMTNLVVQNFAANVALAIGASPIMANYGEEAADLAKLGGGLVINMGTVTPEGIQNYSKALRAYNNEGGPIVLDPVGCGATAVRRSAVKSLLANGYFDVIKGNEGEIKTVSGSLIQQRGVDSGSSTLSLVEKATIVRDLALRERNVVLMTGAVDILSDGVRTLAISNGHEILGRITGSGCVLGTIISAMLAVSRGDKLLAVLSALLHYEIAAEMAALRDDVRGPGTFVPALIDELYVIQKANSQGDLRWLEKARVETIAW